A genome region from Oenanthe melanoleuca isolate GR-GAL-2019-014 chromosome 2, OMel1.0, whole genome shotgun sequence includes the following:
- the TERF1 gene encoding telomeric repeat-binding factor 1 — translation MATAAEDALSKADGGSSSSVSSSVSSAPPLAMEAVAAEWMLEFACSCLCRHFAEQSGAEFWRWKDVAQALINGFSQIPPHQKKRVYICQLLIRIAQGKSLVLQFENDKKISPLESALSFWTLLEKEEIKLAKLHEDIRRLIQIQIVAVHMENRYFKEAAEVLERLFTDSESDKPLRVKLATVIKTKDPHVPLLQSFSYSLLISKVKSYIELFMKENETNFLIQEATKHVAFKGLGATTLQNRPVKVSENDKSDLITKKRLLKEQQYITSQSSGDTKRRCSGQKPEKNRVLQSLSNMDNVEKNEVSLACSRRRQRWTYKEDLELKSGVKEFGVGNWTKILVHGNFNNRTSVMLKDRWRTLNKMKQR, via the exons ATGGCGACGGCGGCCGAGGACGCGCTGAGTAAGGCGGAtggcggcagcagcagctccgTCAGCAGCTCCGTCAGTTCGGCCCCGCCGCTGGCCATGGAGGCCGTGGCCGCGGAGTGGATGCTGGAGTTcgcctgctcctgcctgtgccgGCACTTCGCGGAGCAGAGCGGGGCGGAGTTCTGGCGGTGGAAGGACGTTGCGCAGG ctcttaTTAATGGCTTCTCCCAAATACCTCCACATCAGAAGAAAAGAGTATATATCTGCCAGCTTTTGATAAGAATTGCACAAGGAAAAAGCCTTG TATTACAGTttgaaaatgataaaaaaatttcACCTTTGGAATCTGCTCTGTCTTTCTGGACTTTacttgaaaaggaagaaattaaactgGCAAAACTTCATGAAGATATTCGTCGCTTGATTCAAATTCAG ATTGTGGCAGTGCATATGGAAAACAGATATTTCAAGGAAGCTGCTGAAGTTCTTGAAAGGCTGTTCACAGACTCTGAATCAGATAAG CCTTTAAGGGTGAAGCTGGCAACTGTAATTAAAACCAAGGATCCACATGTTCCTCTTCTCCAAAGCTTCAGTTACAGTCTTTTGATAAGTAAAGTCAAGTCTTACATTGAActtttcatgaaagaaaatgaaactaaCTTCTTAATACAG GAAGCCACAAAACATGTGGCATTTAAAGGATTGGGAGCAACAACATTGCAAAACAGACCTGTGAAAGTCAGTGAAAATGACAAAAGTGATTTGATaacaaaaaaaag ATTGCTGAAAGAGCAACAGTATATCACAAGTCAGTCTTCTGGAGAcacaaaaag GAGATGTTCAGGACAGAAACCTGAAAAGAACAGAGTTCTTCAGA GTCTTAGCAACATGgataatgtggaaaaaaatgaagtttctttGGCATGTAGCCGAAGAAGACAG CGATGGACTTACAAAGAAGACTTGGAGCTGAAATCGGGAGTGAAGGAGTTTGGAGTGGGTAACTGGACCAAAATTTTAGTCCATGGTAACTTCAACAACCGAACAAGTGTCATGTTGAAAGACCGGTGGAGAACACTGAACAAGATGAAACAAAGGTGA